A region of Bacteroidota bacterium DNA encodes the following proteins:
- a CDS encoding PAS domain S-box protein, producing MKIEETDPQHSKENRRMRDELDNLKEELEIQKQVSYKAGILQGDITIKTLLESLSEAVVIIDSDSRIILVNRMAEMIFGYKQSEVLGRQLSILLPSKYHNAHDKHVNKYYSEPGIRQMGKGFDLRAIRKNGEEFPVEIGLSSLMTDAGRLGLAFVSDITKRKDMENQLKKHNKELDAFARSVAHDMNDILSGVVGFSELLNDDKQNFTEEERSIFLGEISTNSRKLSNIVSELLLLVTISKKDVSTKEIEMKDMINEVIKRLNHLIDETSSQIRIADHMEPCLGYRAWVEEVWFNFLSNGIKYGGNPPLIEIGSEKTNTGYVRYWLRDNGQGIAPEHLPSIFEKPEELDQRIIRGYGLGLSIVRQILEKLDGYAEVKSEVGKGSEFSFFLPQLK from the coding sequence ATGAAAATAGAAGAAACTGATCCTCAGCATTCTAAAGAAAATAGAAGGATGCGTGATGAGCTTGATAATCTTAAGGAAGAGCTTGAGATTCAAAAGCAGGTTTCATATAAAGCAGGAATTTTACAAGGAGATATCACCATTAAAACTTTACTTGAATCCTTGTCGGAAGCAGTTGTTATTATTGACTCTGATTCACGAATTATATTGGTTAATAGAATGGCTGAAATGATTTTTGGCTACAAGCAAAGTGAAGTTCTTGGAAGACAACTTTCGATTCTATTACCTTCAAAATATCATAATGCTCATGACAAACATGTAAATAAATACTATAGTGAGCCAGGTATCCGGCAGATGGGTAAAGGATTCGACCTTAGAGCCATACGAAAGAATGGGGAGGAATTTCCTGTCGAAATTGGTTTAAGTAGTCTTATGACAGACGCTGGAAGATTAGGTCTGGCATTTGTGTCTGATATTACGAAAAGGAAAGACATGGAGAATCAGTTGAAGAAACATAATAAAGAATTAGACGCTTTTGCGCGTAGTGTTGCTCACGATATGAACGATATTTTGAGTGGGGTTGTTGGATTTAGTGAACTTCTCAATGATGATAAACAAAATTTCACGGAAGAGGAAAGGAGTATTTTCCTAGGTGAAATTTCCACGAATAGCAGAAAACTAAGTAATATAGTAAGTGAATTGTTGCTTTTAGTGACAATAAGTAAAAAAGACGTTTCGACCAAGGAAATCGAAATGAAAGACATGATTAATGAAGTCATTAAACGATTAAACCACTTGATTGATGAAACGTCCTCCCAAATTAGAATAGCTGATCATATGGAGCCATGTTTGGGCTATCGAGCCTGGGTAGAAGAGGTTTGGTTTAACTTCTTAAGTAATGGCATTAAATACGGAGGAAATCCTCCGCTTATTGAGATTGGAAGTGAAAAAACAAATACAGGTTATGTTCGATATTGGTTACGTGATAATGGTCAAGGTATTGCTCCTGAACACTTGCCAAGTATTTTTGAAAAACCAGAAGAATTAGATCAACGAATAATTCGTGGCTATGGCCTAGGCTTATCAATCGTAAGACAAATATTAGAAAAACTAGATGGCTATGCTGAAGTAAAAAGTGAAGTGGGAAAGGGCAGTGAATTTAGTTTTTTCTTGCCTCAACTGAAATAA
- a CDS encoding ABC-F family ATP-binding cassette domain-containing protein, with translation MNYISAENLFVQFGDQPLFEDLSFGLDKGDKIALIASNGKGKSTLLNIIAGKDVQNDGKLTVRDGIKIGFLEQEPIFNEQISIKELIREANSDTLRIIREYEIAAENQANDFNSKTHEEFEKASHAMDNAQAWDYERRLKQVLSKFNINELGQKIGNLSGGQKKRLALSLVLLDSPDVLLLDEPTNHLDVEMVEWLEKHLSQSSITFFMVTHDRYFLDNVCTHIIEMEDEKIYHHKGNYSFYLKKKEEREIQIVTEIAKAGKQAKKELEWMRTMPKARTTKSKSRIDAFYEIEKKAKSGKIKKEIKLDAKMSRLGGKILELKNVDKSYGDLVILKSFEYTFRKGDRLGIVGKNGVGKSTFLNIITGKEKVDIGEINPGETIVYGYYTQGGLQFDEEKKVLDIVRDEAEVFLLASGNTISASQFLEHFMFPPKVQQTPVSKLSGGEKRRLYLLTVLIKNPNFLIFDEPTNDLDLETLQKLEEFLANFPGCLIVVSHDRYFMDKLTDHLFIFKGDGVVTDYHGSYTSWRQKQIKTDKAQKAKDKATTQKQESTEKKKLTYKEKLEYQQLEKDIDQLELEKKTLEADMESYASDAEKTVELVERYGVVEKELDEKSNRWLELAELDN, from the coding sequence ATGAATTACATTTCAGCAGAAAACCTATTTGTACAATTTGGCGATCAGCCATTGTTCGAAGACCTCAGTTTTGGCCTTGACAAAGGAGACAAAATTGCTTTAATTGCAAGCAATGGAAAAGGGAAGTCAACATTATTGAATATCATTGCAGGTAAAGATGTCCAGAATGATGGTAAACTAACTGTTCGGGACGGAATTAAAATTGGCTTTCTGGAGCAAGAACCTATTTTCAATGAGCAGATTAGCATCAAAGAACTCATCCGTGAGGCCAATTCTGATACTTTGCGAATTATTCGTGAATATGAAATAGCTGCTGAAAATCAGGCAAACGATTTTAATTCCAAAACTCACGAGGAATTTGAAAAAGCATCTCATGCCATGGATAATGCCCAAGCCTGGGATTACGAAAGAAGATTAAAGCAAGTCCTGAGTAAATTTAATATTAATGAACTTGGACAAAAAATTGGGAATCTTTCAGGAGGTCAAAAAAAGAGATTGGCTTTGAGCTTGGTTTTGCTCGATTCACCAGATGTATTGTTACTGGATGAGCCAACAAACCACCTTGATGTAGAAATGGTTGAATGGCTGGAAAAACACCTCTCACAATCAAGCATTACTTTTTTCATGGTTACTCACGATCGGTATTTCCTGGATAATGTATGTACACATATCATCGAGATGGAAGATGAAAAAATATATCATCACAAAGGAAATTATAGCTTCTATCTGAAAAAGAAAGAAGAACGAGAAATACAAATAGTAACTGAAATTGCCAAAGCAGGAAAACAAGCTAAAAAAGAGTTGGAATGGATGCGCACCATGCCCAAAGCCCGAACTACAAAATCAAAATCGCGTATAGATGCTTTTTATGAGATTGAGAAAAAAGCAAAAAGCGGAAAAATAAAAAAAGAAATTAAGCTTGATGCAAAAATGTCTCGCTTAGGCGGCAAAATTCTGGAACTGAAAAATGTTGATAAATCCTATGGTGATTTAGTCATATTGAAAAGCTTTGAATATACGTTCAGGAAAGGCGATAGGCTAGGAATTGTTGGTAAAAACGGTGTAGGTAAAAGTACATTCCTCAATATTATTACTGGAAAGGAAAAAGTAGACATTGGAGAAATAAATCCCGGAGAAACAATTGTTTATGGTTACTATACGCAGGGAGGATTACAATTTGATGAAGAAAAGAAAGTACTCGATATTGTTAGAGATGAGGCCGAAGTATTTCTATTAGCCAGTGGCAATACCATTTCTGCCAGTCAGTTTTTAGAGCATTTTATGTTTCCTCCTAAAGTGCAACAAACACCTGTTTCCAAACTTAGTGGTGGCGAAAAAAGAAGGCTTTATCTGCTTACAGTCCTGATTAAAAACCCAAACTTCCTGATTTTTGATGAACCAACCAATGATCTTGATTTAGAAACTTTACAAAAGCTGGAAGAGTTTTTAGCAAATTTCCCCGGATGCCTCATAGTTGTATCTCACGATCGTTACTTCATGGACAAACTCACAGATCATCTCTTTATTTTCAAAGGAGATGGGGTGGTTACCGATTATCATGGGAGCTATACCTCCTGGCGACAAAAGCAAATTAAAACCGATAAAGCACAAAAAGCCAAGGACAAAGCAACTACACAAAAACAAGAATCAACAGAAAAGAAAAAACTCACCTATAAAGAAAAGCTTGAATACCAGCAATTAGAAAAGGATATCGATCAACTCGAATTGGAAAAGAAAACGCTTGAAGCTGATATGGAATCCTATGCATCTGATGCAGAAAAAACCGTGGAACTTGTTGAACGCTATGGAGTAGTTGAAAAAGAGCTAGATGAAAAATCGAATCGTTGGCTGGAGTTGGCTGAATTAGACAATTAG